One segment of Macadamia integrifolia cultivar HAES 741 unplaced genomic scaffold, SCU_Mint_v3 scaffold538, whole genome shotgun sequence DNA contains the following:
- the LOC122069152 gene encoding TIR-only protein-like produces the protein MPSSPSKHLDHELLCDVFISHQGTDTKRTAAGLLYDRFKLLQLHPFFDSKSMKPGDKLFDKIGAAIVGCKVGVLIFSPNYCSSYFCLHELALLMECNKKVIPIYWDVNASDLKVVDNGNYTAEELKRFRWAVEEAKQFVALTFDSRSGDWSEFLTSTNDIVVRSLIELEEEEGERCYNTLSVW, from the exons ATGCCTTCTTCCCCATCCAAGCACTTAGATCATGAGCTTCTCTGTGATGTGTTCATTAGCCACCAAGGTACCGATACCAAGCGAACTGCTGCCGGCTTGCTTTATGATCGCTTCAAACTCCTCCAACTCCATCCTTTCTTTGATAGCAAGAGCATGAAACCTGGGGACAAGCTCTTTGATAAAATAGGTGCAGCCATAGTGGGTTGTAAGGTTGGGgtccttattttctctcccaaCTATTGTAGCTCTTACTTCTGCCTCCATGAGCTGGCTCTCTTGATGGAATGCAATAAGAAGGTCATCCCTATCTATTGGGATGTCAATGCCTCGGATCTCAAGGTGGTTGATAATGGTAACTATACGGCTGAAGAACTGAAGAGGTTTAGGTGGGCTGTTGAGGAGGCCAAACAATTCGTTGCCCTCACATTTGACTCGCGTAGCGG GGACTGGTCGGAGTTCTTAACAAGCACCAATGACATTGTGGTGAGAAGCTTAATCGAattagaggaggaagaaggagagcGGTGCTACAATACTCTCAGCGTTTGGTAG